Proteins from a single region of Verrucosispora sp. NA02020:
- the guaA gene encoding glutamine-hydrolyzing GMP synthase: MSLPRPVLVVDFGAQYAQLIARRVREARVYSEIVPHTMPVAEMLARNPAAIILSGGPSSVYEPGAPQVDDGLFHTGVPVFGICYGFQAMARSLGGTVARTGNREYGGTPLRPRLLDPGVLLRDLPADLPVWMSHGDCVTEAPEGFTVTAESAGAPVAAFEDLAGRRAGVQFHPEVGHTAHGQEMLTRFLYDIAEIEPTWTAENIIDEQVARIREQVGDKEVICGLSGGVDSAVAAALVHRAVGDQLTCVFVDHGLLRAGEAEQVEKDYVAATGIKLKVVDAADRFLGALAGVIDPEQKRKIIGREFIRVFEAAAREVAAHGDVEFLVQGTLYPDVVESGGGTGTANIKSHHNVGGLPDDLKFALVEPLRTLFKDEVRTLGLQLGLPEAMVWRHPFPGPGLAIRIIGAVDRERLDLLRRADFIARQELTAAGLDRDVWQFPVVLLADVRSVGVQGDGRSYGHPVVLRPVSSEDAMTADWSRLPYDVIARISTRITNEVAEVNRVVLDVTSKPPGTIEWE; encoded by the coding sequence ATGAGCCTGCCGCGTCCTGTCCTCGTGGTCGACTTCGGTGCCCAGTACGCCCAGCTGATCGCCCGCCGGGTACGCGAGGCGCGGGTCTACTCCGAGATCGTCCCGCACACCATGCCCGTGGCCGAGATGCTGGCCCGGAACCCGGCCGCGATCATCCTCTCCGGTGGCCCCTCCAGCGTCTACGAGCCGGGCGCGCCGCAGGTGGACGACGGGCTGTTCCACACCGGCGTGCCGGTCTTCGGCATCTGCTACGGGTTCCAGGCGATGGCCCGCTCGCTCGGCGGCACGGTGGCCCGCACCGGCAACCGCGAGTACGGCGGCACCCCGCTGCGGCCCCGCCTGCTCGACCCGGGTGTGCTGCTCCGCGACCTGCCAGCCGACCTGCCGGTCTGGATGAGTCACGGCGACTGCGTCACCGAGGCGCCCGAGGGCTTCACGGTGACCGCCGAGTCGGCCGGTGCGCCGGTCGCCGCCTTCGAGGACCTGGCCGGTCGGCGGGCCGGGGTGCAGTTCCACCCCGAGGTGGGGCACACCGCGCACGGGCAGGAGATGCTGACCCGCTTCCTGTACGACATCGCCGAGATCGAGCCGACCTGGACCGCCGAGAACATCATCGACGAGCAGGTGGCCCGGATCCGCGAGCAGGTGGGTGACAAGGAGGTCATCTGCGGGCTGAGCGGCGGGGTCGACTCCGCGGTGGCGGCCGCGCTGGTGCACAGGGCCGTCGGTGACCAGCTCACCTGCGTCTTCGTCGACCACGGCCTGCTGCGCGCGGGCGAGGCCGAGCAGGTGGAGAAGGACTACGTCGCCGCCACCGGCATCAAGCTCAAGGTGGTGGACGCCGCCGACCGGTTCCTCGGCGCGCTGGCCGGGGTGATCGACCCGGAGCAGAAGCGCAAGATCATCGGCCGAGAGTTCATCCGGGTCTTCGAGGCCGCCGCCCGTGAGGTCGCCGCCCACGGTGACGTCGAGTTCCTGGTGCAGGGCACGCTCTATCCGGACGTGGTCGAGTCCGGGGGCGGCACCGGCACCGCCAACATCAAGAGCCACCACAACGTCGGCGGGCTCCCCGACGATCTCAAGTTCGCCCTGGTCGAGCCGCTGCGCACGCTGTTCAAGGACGAGGTCCGTACGCTCGGTCTCCAGCTCGGACTGCCCGAGGCGATGGTCTGGCGGCACCCGTTCCCCGGCCCGGGCCTGGCCATCCGGATCATCGGTGCGGTCGACCGGGAGCGACTGGACCTGCTGCGCCGGGCCGACTTCATCGCCCGCCAGGAGCTCACCGCCGCCGGGCTGGACCGCGACGTCTGGCAGTTCCCGGTGGTGCTGCTGGCCGACGTGCGCAGCGTCGGTGTGCAGGGCGACGGGCGCAGCTACGGTCATCCCGTGGTGCTGCGCCCGGTCTCCAGCGAGGACGCGATGACCGCCGACTGGTCCCGCCTGCCCTACGACGTGATCGCCCGGATCTCCACCCGGATCACCAACGAGGTCGCCGAGGTGAACCGGGTGGTCCTGGACGTCACCAGCAAGCCACCGGGCACCATCGAGTGGGAGTGA
- a CDS encoding phosphatidylserine decarboxylase: protein MTQSPAVRVPGRSGPVRLGERAARTLVAELARINDPKAALLVGAAPESAVLAAAIDALLPGDTLTLVPTERVSATALREHVTAQGRWVADRVRVVDSLTEAEPATVVVAGEPFVGTADETRSTVEELTKYLADGGVLTVSTAVARTAGAAAELERQGALHGVGADLVLRNSPPVRVYRLRFTPADAASAERLAPAYRPSSVPLTRDMHIDSNGVAAAGIALGLAALTRLARPKSKLWLLPALAAAPVAAFFRDPERDVPEDPSAVVAAADGEVLSVQRLHDERFGDGEFLRVAVFLSVLDVHVNRSPVAGKVVDYFVADGGFVNAMKPDAEHNVAAYTVLDTAHGTVVVAQRTGLIARRIVQRAPIGALLARGERFGLIRFGSRTDVYLPAEAAEPLVGPGDKVVGGSSVIARWR from the coding sequence ATGACCCAGTCCCCCGCCGTGCGTGTCCCCGGACGGTCCGGTCCGGTCCGCCTCGGCGAGCGTGCCGCCCGTACTCTCGTCGCCGAGCTCGCTCGGATCAACGACCCGAAGGCCGCCCTGCTTGTGGGCGCTGCCCCGGAGTCCGCTGTGCTGGCCGCAGCGATCGACGCGCTGCTGCCCGGCGACACCCTCACCCTGGTGCCCACCGAGCGCGTCAGTGCGACGGCGCTGCGGGAACACGTCACCGCCCAGGGGCGCTGGGTCGCCGACCGGGTCCGTGTGGTGGACAGCCTCACCGAGGCCGAGCCCGCCACCGTGGTGGTCGCCGGTGAGCCGTTCGTCGGCACCGCGGACGAGACCCGGAGCACCGTCGAGGAGCTGACCAAGTACCTGGCCGACGGCGGGGTACTCACCGTGTCCACGGCGGTCGCCCGGACCGCCGGCGCCGCCGCCGAGCTGGAGCGGCAGGGCGCGCTGCACGGCGTCGGGGCCGACCTGGTGCTGCGCAACTCACCGCCGGTACGCGTGTACCGGCTCCGCTTCACGCCGGCCGACGCCGCGTCGGCGGAGCGTCTCGCTCCCGCCTACCGGCCGTCGAGCGTGCCGCTGACCCGCGACATGCACATCGACTCCAACGGGGTGGCCGCCGCCGGCATCGCCCTCGGTCTGGCCGCGCTGACCCGCCTGGCCCGGCCGAAGTCGAAGCTCTGGTTGCTGCCCGCGCTGGCCGCCGCGCCCGTGGCCGCCTTCTTCCGCGACCCGGAGCGGGACGTGCCGGAGGACCCGTCGGCCGTGGTGGCCGCCGCCGACGGCGAGGTGCTGTCCGTGCAGCGCCTGCACGACGAGCGCTTCGGCGACGGCGAGTTCCTGCGGGTCGCCGTCTTCCTCTCGGTGCTCGACGTGCACGTCAACCGCTCGCCGGTGGCGGGCAAGGTGGTGGACTACTTCGTCGCCGACGGCGGGTTCGTCAACGCGATGAAGCCGGACGCGGAGCACAACGTGGCCGCGTACACGGTGCTGGACACCGCCCACGGCACCGTCGTGGTGGCCCAGCGGACCGGCCTGATCGCGCGGCGGATCGTGCAGCGGGCCCCGATCGGCGCACTGCTGGCCCGGGGCGAGCGGTTCGGCCTGATCCGGTTCGGTTCGCGGACCGACGTCTACCTGCCGGCCGAGGCCGCCGAGCCGCTGGTCGGGCCGGGCGACAAGGTCGTCGGTGGGTCGAGCGTCATCGCCCGCTGGCGCTGA
- a CDS encoding NUDIX hydrolase yields the protein MEQLRRVGAYGVLRDAERRMLLVRGSAEADFPAVWSLPGGGLEHAEHPADAVVRECAEETGLVVEVTGLRAVVADVTPYPDLGVALHTDRVLFDVNPLGGRLRAEAIGSTDLARWCSPAEASVLPLLPFTAEALGLPVVPLPSAALRRTAPFPPPEPRRRQRFGAYGVVTDPAGRVLLSLIADGYPGAGRWHLPGGGTDHGEQPVTALLRELVEESGQLGRVTELIEVDNLHNQVALGPEGYPIDWHGIRVVYRVLVDVPTVPAVTELAGGSTAQAAWFTIPELRELPMTEIASRALDALM from the coding sequence GTGGAACAGCTGCGGCGGGTCGGTGCGTACGGGGTGCTGCGGGACGCCGAGCGGCGCATGCTTCTGGTGCGGGGCTCGGCGGAGGCGGACTTCCCCGCGGTCTGGTCGCTGCCCGGCGGTGGCCTGGAGCACGCCGAGCATCCCGCCGACGCGGTGGTCCGCGAGTGCGCCGAGGAGACCGGCCTGGTCGTCGAGGTGACCGGGCTGCGGGCGGTGGTCGCCGACGTGACGCCCTATCCGGACCTCGGGGTGGCCCTGCACACCGACCGGGTGCTGTTCGACGTCAACCCGCTGGGCGGGCGGCTGCGGGCCGAGGCGATCGGCAGCACCGATCTCGCCCGCTGGTGCAGCCCGGCCGAGGCGTCCGTGCTGCCGCTGCTGCCGTTCACGGCCGAGGCGCTCGGTCTGCCGGTGGTCCCGTTGCCGTCGGCGGCGCTGCGCCGGACGGCACCCTTCCCGCCTCCCGAGCCGCGCCGACGGCAGCGTTTCGGGGCGTACGGCGTGGTCACCGACCCGGCGGGCCGGGTGCTGCTGTCGTTGATCGCGGACGGCTATCCGGGTGCCGGCCGCTGGCACCTGCCCGGCGGCGGTACTGATCATGGCGAACAGCCGGTCACCGCGCTGCTACGGGAACTGGTCGAGGAGTCCGGACAACTGGGTCGGGTGACCGAGTTGATCGAAGTGGACAATCTGCACAATCAGGTCGCACTGGGTCCGGAAGGGTATCCGATCGACTGGCACGGGATCCGGGTCGTCTATCGGGTGCTGGTCGATGTTCCGACCGTTCCGGCGGTGACCGAACTGGCCGGCGGCTCCACCGCCCAAGCCGCCTGGTTCACCATTCCTGAGCTGCGAGAACTGCCGATGACGGAGATCGCCTCGCGGGCGCTCGACGCGCTCATGTGA
- a CDS encoding M1 family metallopeptidase: MSRGAGRRWRAGVVAVVAAVGLVSCTGEREPADRDGFRAGSVDLADPYVPGSGNGGYDVDHYRLVVRYDPADDRLAGRAEVRATATHGLSRFNLDLTGLAVDTVTVDGAPAEHRHADGELTVTPRRGLPEGSRFTVDVTYAGVPQPIADNVLGSGGFQHTDDGAIALGQPRSASTWFPVNDHPSDKATYDIEVTVPDGLAALSNGVPGERTSTDGWTTWRWAERSPMASYLTTLVIGDYRVETGTHGGKPLVTAVPTGMPATGPQARSLARTGEIADFLAGRFGPYPFEAYGGVVVDDSRIGYALETQSRPVYGPGFFRDGEPNYAVVAHELAHQWFGNSVALARWGDIWLNEGFASYAEWLWAEHDGGRTAQRSFELQYADTDWSRPTLDPGPGQMFSTAVYKRGALVVHALRRTVGDDAFFEILRSWTTERRDGTATTSDFVALAERVSGRSLGTFFDTWLTGSTPPGLP, from the coding sequence ATGAGCAGGGGTGCGGGGCGGCGGTGGCGGGCTGGCGTGGTGGCCGTGGTGGCCGCTGTGGGGCTGGTGAGCTGCACGGGGGAGCGCGAGCCCGCGGACCGCGACGGGTTCCGGGCGGGCAGCGTCGACCTGGCCGACCCGTACGTGCCGGGCAGCGGCAACGGCGGGTACGACGTGGACCACTACCGGTTGGTGGTGCGCTACGACCCGGCCGACGACCGGCTCGCCGGCCGGGCCGAGGTCAGGGCGACCGCGACCCACGGACTGTCCCGCTTCAACCTGGACCTGACCGGGCTGGCGGTCGACACGGTCACCGTGGACGGCGCACCGGCCGAGCACCGGCACGCCGACGGTGAACTGACCGTCACCCCGCGCCGGGGACTTCCCGAGGGCAGCCGGTTCACGGTCGACGTGACGTACGCCGGTGTGCCGCAGCCGATCGCCGACAACGTGTTGGGCAGCGGCGGCTTCCAGCACACCGACGACGGCGCGATCGCGCTCGGCCAGCCGCGCTCGGCGTCGACCTGGTTCCCGGTCAACGACCACCCCTCCGACAAGGCCACGTACGACATCGAGGTGACCGTCCCGGACGGCCTCGCCGCGTTGAGCAACGGGGTGCCGGGGGAGCGGACCAGCACCGACGGCTGGACCACCTGGCGGTGGGCCGAGCGGTCGCCGATGGCGAGCTACCTGACCACGCTGGTGATCGGTGACTACCGGGTCGAGACCGGCACCCACGGTGGCAAGCCGCTGGTCACCGCCGTACCGACCGGGATGCCGGCCACCGGTCCGCAGGCACGGTCACTGGCCCGCACCGGCGAGATCGCCGACTTCCTGGCCGGTCGCTTCGGGCCGTACCCGTTCGAGGCGTACGGCGGGGTGGTGGTCGACGACAGCCGCATCGGATACGCGTTGGAGACGCAGTCCCGGCCGGTCTACGGCCCGGGTTTCTTCCGTGACGGCGAACCGAATTACGCGGTGGTCGCGCACGAGTTGGCGCACCAGTGGTTCGGCAACAGTGTGGCGTTGGCCCGCTGGGGCGACATCTGGCTCAACGAGGGCTTCGCCAGCTACGCCGAGTGGCTCTGGGCGGAGCACGACGGTGGGCGTACCGCCCAGCGCAGTTTCGAACTCCAGTACGCCGACACCGACTGGTCGCGGCCCACCCTCGACCCCGGTCCGGGCCAGATGTTCAGCACCGCCGTCTACAAACGCGGGGCGCTGGTGGTGCACGCGTTGCGCCGTACGGTGGGCGACGACGCCTTCTTCGAGATCCTGCGCTCCTGGACCACCGAACGCCGGGACGGCACCGCCACCACCAGCGACTTCGTCGCCCTGGCCGAGCGGGTCTCCGGCCGGTCGCTGGGCACCTTCTTCGACACCTGGCTCACCGGCTCCACCCCGCCCGGCCTACCCTGA
- a CDS encoding LCP family protein, whose translation MTFGVNRRRLTLAVAGLVTVAVVAVGAVAVARTVGDDRTPTAAPTDVATSPSASPSPVPSTPPPGADITGPLNLLLVGIDTRVSVPGWQPNADAVLVLHVPAGLSRGYLFSLPRDLLVDIPAFPDADYRGGRTKLTHAMSNGSRVPGRPNEPDPAQGYELLRRTVSEYTGLRIDAGAVLTFGGFDKLVDSLGGVDIRVDQRVVSRHRQPDGKHRQPGPGVGGYVGPRMVYEPGDRHLNGWQALDYARQRYLPGGDYTRQRHQQQLIRALIGRILADDLGRQPQRLEQVAAALGDAMIYVGGRRIVEFAYALSTLSPDTLTLVGLPGASVGRGGAYRGEELTTVGRRFLAALRAGRVDAYLADHPKLTVPD comes from the coding sequence ATGACGTTCGGAGTAAACCGTAGACGGCTGACACTGGCGGTGGCCGGCCTGGTCACGGTGGCGGTGGTGGCCGTCGGCGCGGTGGCGGTGGCCCGGACGGTCGGCGACGACCGCACGCCGACCGCCGCGCCCACCGACGTCGCCACCTCGCCGAGCGCGTCGCCCAGCCCCGTCCCGAGTACGCCCCCACCCGGCGCCGACATCACCGGCCCGCTCAACCTGCTGCTGGTCGGCATCGACACCCGGGTCAGCGTGCCCGGCTGGCAGCCGAACGCCGACGCCGTCCTGGTGCTGCACGTGCCGGCCGGACTGTCCCGGGGGTACCTCTTCTCGCTCCCCCGCGACCTGCTGGTGGACATCCCGGCGTTCCCGGACGCCGACTACCGGGGCGGGCGGACCAAGCTCACCCACGCGATGAGCAACGGCAGTCGGGTGCCGGGCCGACCGAACGAACCGGACCCGGCCCAGGGGTACGAGTTGCTGCGCCGCACCGTCAGCGAGTACACCGGGCTGCGCATCGACGCGGGCGCGGTGCTCACCTTCGGCGGCTTCGACAAGCTGGTGGACAGCCTCGGCGGCGTGGACATCCGGGTCGACCAGCGCGTCGTCTCCCGGCACCGCCAGCCGGACGGCAAGCACCGCCAGCCCGGCCCGGGTGTCGGGGGTTACGTCGGGCCGAGGATGGTCTACGAGCCGGGCGACCGGCACCTCAACGGCTGGCAGGCCCTCGACTACGCGCGCCAGCGCTACCTGCCCGGTGGCGACTACACCCGGCAGCGCCACCAGCAGCAACTCATCCGTGCGCTGATCGGCAGGATCCTCGCCGACGACCTGGGCCGGCAACCGCAGCGCCTCGAGCAGGTGGCCGCCGCGCTCGGCGACGCCATGATCTATGTCGGCGGGCGGCGGATCGTGGAGTTCGCGTACGCCCTCAGCACGCTGTCACCGGACACGCTCACGCTGGTCGGCCTGCCCGGGGCGTCGGTCGGCCGGGGCGGCGCGTACCGGGGCGAGGAACTGACCACCGTCGGTCGCCGGTTCCTGGCCGCCCTGCGCGCCGGACGGGTGGACGCGTACCTCGCCGACCACCCGAAGCTCACCGTGCCGGACTGA
- a CDS encoding NUDIX hydrolase, which produces MTTMLEPLRRIAAYAVCADSVDRVLLVRASERSGTPGTWSLPGGAVDHGEDPHHTVVRETAAETGLSVAVAGLQDVLADMRALPERGITIHTDRLLYRVSVRGGSLTDRVDRPTDLVRWVTREEAQRLPLRSFTARALGLPASSADIVPDEAPEFPSFYAVPGPDGLHRAQRFAAYAVVTDPDGRVLLTRVSDGYPGAGCWHLPGGGTDYGEQPGAALIRELVEETGQDGRLVELLGVASHRDAASLGPEGYPIDWHGVRAFYRVVVDKPAPPTVADVGGSTCEARWFAREELGALPTDRLTEVTAEAVQAARLT; this is translated from the coding sequence GTGACCACCATGCTGGAGCCGCTGCGCAGGATCGCGGCATATGCAGTCTGTGCTGATTCGGTTGACCGAGTGTTGCTGGTCCGCGCATCGGAGCGCTCCGGCACACCCGGCACGTGGTCCCTGCCCGGTGGGGCTGTCGACCACGGCGAGGACCCGCACCACACCGTCGTCCGCGAGACCGCCGCCGAGACCGGGCTGTCGGTGGCCGTGGCCGGCCTCCAGGACGTCCTGGCCGACATGCGTGCCCTGCCCGAGCGGGGCATCACCATCCACACCGACCGGCTGCTCTACCGGGTCTCGGTCCGGGGCGGCTCGCTGACCGACCGGGTCGACCGGCCGACCGACCTGGTCCGCTGGGTCACCCGGGAGGAGGCGCAGCGCCTGCCGCTGCGCTCCTTCACCGCCCGTGCACTGGGGCTGCCCGCCTCCTCGGCGGACATCGTCCCCGACGAGGCGCCGGAGTTCCCCTCCTTCTATGCGGTGCCCGGCCCGGACGGGCTGCACCGGGCGCAGCGCTTCGCCGCGTACGCCGTCGTCACCGACCCGGACGGGCGGGTGCTGTTGACCCGGGTCTCCGACGGCTACCCGGGTGCGGGGTGCTGGCACCTGCCCGGTGGCGGCACCGACTACGGCGAGCAGCCGGGTGCCGCGCTGATCCGGGAACTGGTCGAGGAGACCGGGCAGGACGGGCGGCTGGTCGAGCTGCTCGGGGTCGCCAGCCACCGGGACGCCGCCTCGCTCGGCCCGGAGGGCTACCCGATCGACTGGCACGGCGTCCGTGCCTTCTACCGGGTCGTGGTCGACAAGCCCGCCCCGCCCACCGTCGCCGACGTCGGTGGTTCCACCTGTGAGGCCCGCTGGTTCGCGCGGGAGGAGTTGGGCGCCCTGCCCACCGACCGCCTCACCGAGGTCACGGCGGAGGCCGTGCAGGCGGCTCGACTGACCTGA
- a CDS encoding phosphatidylcholine/phosphatidylserine synthase, with product MRRSGSLARQVLLVRVGRRGVEGGGTADVLPEPRYQDRPRRRYGLQRFHRTRIETIAPVSPAVVPAPVEESAQTPIPLLPGERTMARRMKFALVNACTLASLVLGINAIFVAMRGDVQLAALLLIACVAFDGLDGALARKLGVSSPFGAQMDSLADMCSFGLAAPVVVYASLAGEVPMAAAGVAAALVAACAAIRLARFNVSPQDGRFFCGVPTTMAAAVLALMVVIGLPVPGLVQVAGVALLAFTMVSSFPYAKLARLVKLPPWVWVVPVLGALIDIRVTFGLIVVGYLVSGPVLWLRQRRTLI from the coding sequence CTGCGCCGCAGCGGCAGTCTCGCCCGCCAGGTCCTGTTGGTCCGCGTCGGTCGTCGAGGTGTGGAGGGGGGCGGCACGGCTGACGTGCTGCCCGAGCCGAGGTACCAGGACCGTCCGCGTCGCCGGTACGGCCTGCAGCGGTTCCACCGCACACGGATCGAGACAATCGCCCCGGTCAGCCCCGCCGTCGTGCCGGCTCCGGTGGAGGAGAGCGCCCAGACACCGATCCCGCTGCTCCCCGGTGAGCGGACGATGGCCCGGCGGATGAAGTTCGCCCTGGTCAACGCCTGCACACTGGCCAGCCTGGTGCTGGGCATCAACGCGATCTTCGTCGCCATGCGTGGCGACGTACAACTGGCGGCCCTGCTGCTCATCGCCTGCGTCGCCTTCGACGGCCTCGACGGCGCGCTGGCCCGCAAGCTCGGGGTCTCCAGCCCCTTCGGCGCGCAGATGGACTCGCTCGCCGACATGTGCTCGTTCGGTCTCGCCGCACCGGTGGTGGTCTACGCCTCGCTCGCCGGTGAGGTGCCGATGGCCGCCGCCGGGGTGGCCGCCGCACTGGTCGCCGCGTGCGCCGCGATCCGGTTGGCCCGCTTCAACGTCTCACCCCAGGACGGCCGCTTCTTCTGCGGCGTGCCGACCACCATGGCGGCGGCCGTGCTCGCCCTGATGGTCGTGATCGGCCTGCCGGTGCCGGGTCTGGTGCAGGTCGCCGGGGTGGCGCTGCTCGCCTTCACCATGGTCAGCAGCTTCCCGTACGCGAAGCTCGCGCGGCTGGTCAAGCTGCCGCCGTGGGTCTGGGTGGTCCCGGTGCTCGGTGCGCTGATCGACATCCGGGTCACGTTCGGTCTGATCGTGGTGGGTTACCTGGTCAGCGGTCCGGTGCTCTGGCTCCGCCAGCGCCGCACCCTCATCTGA
- a CDS encoding FAD-dependent oxidoreductase: MRYDVVVIGSGFGGSVAALRLAEKGYTVGVLEAGRRFADDEFPRTSWRLRRFLWAPRLGCFGLQRLTLLRAADRRRGGGVLVLSGAGVGGGSLVYANTLYEPLDAFYDDPQWRDVTDWRAELAPHYDQAKRMLGVTAYPLVTPADRVMRRVAERMGVGHTVHATPVGVHIGRPGESVADPYFGGAGPARTGCTHCGACMTGCRHGAKNTLVKNYLWLAERLGAEVRPLTTVTEVRPVGGGYRVHTERTGSWLRRRRQVIEADQVVFAAGALGTQRLLHEMRAVGALPGLSPRLGELTRTNSEAILGASMSRRQARARGVDLTEGVAITSSFHPDPQTHVEPVRYGRGANAMGLLQTLLVEGGPHRVRRWLGQLVRHPGRAVRMLSVRGWSQRTVIALVMQSVDNSLTTRWRRGPFGGRLVSGPGHGVPNPTWIPAGHRAARLLAEEIDGTPGGALTEPFDIPMTAHILGGAVIGVSPADGVVDPYHRVHGHPGLHVLDGAAVSANLGVNPSLTITAQAERATSLWPNRGEVDPRPPLGAPYRRLTAVRPHRPAVPPGAPGALADQGGS, translated from the coding sequence ATGCGGTACGACGTGGTCGTGATCGGGTCCGGCTTCGGCGGGAGTGTCGCCGCGCTGCGGCTGGCCGAGAAGGGCTACACGGTCGGCGTGCTGGAGGCCGGCCGGCGGTTCGCCGACGACGAGTTCCCCCGGACCTCGTGGCGGCTGCGCCGGTTCCTCTGGGCGCCCCGGCTGGGCTGCTTCGGCCTGCAACGCCTCACCCTGCTGCGGGCCGCCGACCGGCGACGTGGCGGCGGGGTGCTGGTGCTGTCCGGAGCGGGTGTCGGCGGTGGGTCGCTGGTCTACGCCAACACGCTCTACGAGCCGCTGGACGCGTTCTACGACGACCCCCAGTGGCGGGACGTCACGGACTGGCGTGCCGAACTCGCCCCGCACTACGACCAGGCCAAACGGATGCTCGGGGTCACCGCGTACCCGCTGGTCACCCCGGCGGACCGGGTGATGCGGCGGGTGGCCGAGCGGATGGGGGTGGGGCACACCGTGCACGCGACCCCGGTCGGCGTGCACATCGGGCGGCCCGGCGAGTCGGTCGCCGACCCGTACTTCGGGGGTGCCGGTCCCGCGCGCACCGGCTGCACGCACTGCGGCGCCTGCATGACCGGCTGCCGCCACGGCGCGAAGAACACGCTGGTCAAGAACTATCTCTGGTTGGCCGAGCGGCTCGGTGCCGAGGTGCGTCCGCTGACCACGGTGACCGAGGTCCGGCCGGTCGGGGGCGGGTACCGGGTGCACACCGAACGCACCGGGTCCTGGCTGCGGCGGCGTCGGCAGGTGATCGAGGCCGACCAGGTGGTCTTCGCCGCCGGTGCGCTGGGCACCCAGCGGCTGCTGCACGAGATGCGGGCCGTCGGCGCGCTGCCCGGTCTCTCGCCCCGCCTCGGTGAGCTGACCCGCACCAACTCGGAGGCGATTCTCGGTGCCTCGATGTCCCGCCGGCAGGCGCGGGCACGCGGTGTCGACCTCACCGAGGGGGTGGCGATCACCAGTTCGTTCCACCCCGACCCGCAGACCCACGTCGAGCCGGTCCGGTACGGGCGGGGCGCGAACGCGATGGGACTGCTCCAGACGCTGCTGGTCGAGGGCGGGCCGCACCGGGTCCGCCGCTGGCTGGGGCAACTGGTCCGGCATCCCGGCCGGGCCGTCCGGATGCTCTCCGTCCGTGGCTGGTCGCAACGCACCGTGATCGCCCTGGTCATGCAGTCGGTCGACAACTCGCTCACCACCCGCTGGAGGCGCGGGCCGTTCGGCGGCCGGCTGGTCTCCGGCCCCGGCCACGGCGTCCCGAACCCGACCTGGATCCCGGCCGGCCACCGGGCCGCGCGGCTGCTGGCGGAGGAGATCGACGGTACGCCGGGCGGCGCGCTGACCGAGCCGTTCGACATCCCGATGACCGCGCACATCCTGGGCGGCGCGGTGATCGGCGTGTCCCCCGCCGACGGGGTGGTCGACCCGTACCACCGGGTCCACGGCCACCCGGGGCTGCACGTGCTGGACGGTGCCGCCGTCTCGGCCAACCTCGGGGTGAATCCGTCGCTGACCATCACCGCCCAGGCCGAGCGCGCCACGTCGCTCTGGCCGAACCGGGGTGAGGTCGACCCGCGTCCGCCGCTCGGCGCGCCGTACCGGCGGCTCACCGCGGTCCGCCCGCACCGTCCGGCCGTGCCGCCGGGCGCACCCGGAGCGCTGGCTGACCAGGGCGGCTCGTGA